From Emcibacteraceae bacterium, the proteins below share one genomic window:
- a CDS encoding outer membrane beta-barrel protein — protein sequence MNNRIFAALVVTTALCGWVPLAYSDEEPVTDSAIVIYDKAYFETFSPVTLLDMLKAVPGVPEILNANEEQIRQARRSGGAAQRGFGSGGDQILMDGKRLAGKSNNITDTLTRFSASQVDHIELIRGAVSGLDVQSQGLVVNIVMAESGSTSTTFWQVRGEYTEYNKFYPEFLVSHSGSLDKLDYTFSYERKNKDTHLDIDEEFFDPQDNYKALQIVKSGTRNFAHSFNSNLAYEFEDGGRLRLNGLFEPGGQDGLETRDKTSDTLRPLAWVTTRDSDKWEIGGDYTRPLGMLGNLKSLFVINRNAEDYLVDRFKGSGTEKYEYTKDDTSLDQREKIFRGSISKDITKEQNLELGGEAAFNKFNKTFDSFTRSSAASSYMLSTSDNVKIKENRYEIFAVHSFNISPEMVLQSSLTTEFSKIVADNILVGGAIDRRDTSFTYLKPRFNFRYDVTNLDQIRLLVEKKVSQLDFNNFVTRFDQMEQIFKPGNTKIRPEQTWDFSFTYEHRLPDDGGSLEAEIFYRKYTDHISAVDFTNYVDFNHNPITADEFFTLPPDTALRDYVGDTGEGYSAKQGNIPKARSFGAKIKSNLRLGFIGLPNATFSVNYTVEKRKTTDQFTGLERSFHLLPDQTWAVNFRHDIPDYQFTYGLELTSRSDYKRYYINYFWPNSPAASYKVFAEKTVFNDYKIRLEAEGLRHSRGTSTVFYYYDHIRFDDLYERKVQHWKRLTQLRFSIQGTF from the coding sequence ATGAATAACAGGATTTTCGCGGCGCTTGTCGTCACGACCGCACTTTGCGGCTGGGTTCCTTTGGCCTATTCAGATGAGGAACCGGTCACTGACAGTGCAATTGTTATTTATGACAAGGCCTATTTTGAAACTTTTTCGCCGGTTACCCTGCTTGATATGCTAAAAGCAGTGCCGGGCGTCCCTGAAATCCTTAATGCCAATGAAGAACAGATCAGGCAGGCGCGCAGAAGCGGTGGTGCCGCGCAGCGCGGTTTTGGCTCTGGCGGCGATCAGATTCTGATGGACGGCAAACGTCTTGCCGGTAAATCAAATAATATCACTGATACCCTGACACGTTTTTCAGCATCACAGGTCGATCATATTGAACTGATCCGCGGGGCGGTAAGTGGACTTGACGTACAAAGTCAGGGACTGGTCGTCAATATTGTTATGGCAGAAAGTGGTTCAACATCCACCACCTTCTGGCAGGTCAGAGGAGAATATACCGAATATAATAAATTTTACCCTGAATTTCTGGTTTCCCACAGCGGGTCATTGGACAAGTTGGATTATACCTTTAGTTACGAACGAAAAAACAAGGATACCCATCTCGATATTGATGAGGAGTTTTTTGACCCGCAGGATAATTACAAAGCCTTGCAGATTGTTAAGAGCGGCACGCGGAATTTCGCCCATTCCTTTAACAGTAACCTGGCTTACGAATTTGAGGATGGCGGCCGGTTGCGCTTAAACGGCCTTTTTGAACCCGGCGGTCAGGACGGTCTGGAAACCCGGGACAAAACCAGCGATACATTACGGCCACTCGCCTGGGTGACCACAAGGGACAGTGACAAATGGGAAATTGGCGGTGATTATACGCGCCCCCTTGGCATGCTTGGCAATTTAAAATCATTATTCGTCATTAACCGAAATGCCGAAGATTATCTGGTTGACCGGTTTAAGGGGTCGGGTACAGAAAAATACGAATATACAAAGGACGACACTTCCCTTGACCAGCGGGAAAAAATATTCCGCGGCTCGATCAGTAAAGATATTACAAAAGAACAAAATCTGGAACTTGGTGGTGAAGCGGCCTTTAACAAATTCAACAAAACCTTTGACAGCTTTACCCGATCAAGCGCCGCCAGCAGTTATATGCTTTCAACCAGTGATAATGTAAAAATCAAAGAAAACCGTTACGAAATCTTTGCCGTTCACAGTTTTAATATTTCACCAGAAATGGTTCTGCAAAGCTCACTCACAACTGAATTTTCAAAAATTGTTGCCGATAATATTCTGGTTGGCGGCGCTATTGACCGGCGGGATACCAGCTTTACCTATCTTAAGCCGCGCTTTAATTTCCGCTATGACGTGACAAACCTTGATCAGATCCGTCTACTGGTTGAAAAAAAGGTAAGCCAGCTTGATTTTAATAATTTTGTCACCCGCTTTGATCAGATGGAACAGATTTTCAAACCAGGAAACACAAAAATCCGCCCTGAGCAGACCTGGGATTTTTCATTTACCTATGAGCACCGTCTGCCTGATGATGGCGGCTCACTGGAAGCGGAAATTTTCTACCGAAAATATACCGATCATATTTCGGCCGTTGATTTCACAAACTATGTTGATTTTAATCATAATCCCATTACGGCAGATGAATTTTTCACGCTTCCGCCTGATACGGCTTTACGTGATTATGTCGGGGATACCGGTGAGGGATATTCCGCAAAACAGGGTAATATTCCTAAAGCCAGATCATTCGGTGCCAAGATAAAATCAAATCTGCGTCTTGGCTTTATCGGCCTGCCCAATGCCACTTTCAGCGTTAATTACACAGTCGAAAAACGAAAAACCACAGACCAGTTTACCGGGCTTGAACGCAGCTTCCACCTTCTGCCGGATCAGACATGGGCCGTTAATTTCCGCCACGATATACCGGACTATCAGTTTACCTATGGTCTGGAACTCACATCCCGAAGTGATTACAAACGATATTATATCAATTATTTCTGGCCGAACAGCCCGGCGGCCAGTTACAAGGTTTTTGCTGAAAAAACCGTGTTTAATGATTATAAAATCCGTCTTGAAGCAGAAGGCTTAAGGCATTCGCGCGGAACATCCACCGTCTTTTATTATTATGACCATATCCGTTTTGATGATCTCTATGAACGAAAGGTCCAGCACTGGAAACGGCTGACCCAGCTACGCTTTTCCATTCAGGGCACTTTTTAA
- a CDS encoding M20 family metallo-hydrolase codes for MMVKSRLIGLASLIIFNVSAFCLTAAELPKASAERLEKRIIDLSQYGRNADGGVDRVAFSDANVEGHKFMVSLMKASGLDVSVDPAGNIIGKRAGKNPALAPILFGSHIDSVPGGGNYDGDVGVMAALEVMDLLNSANIVTDHPLEMLVFTAEESSMIGSRSFSGDLPERTIKEFTTPGTMRTDGLDRLGGDHTKLQQAKRKTPIHAFVELHIEQGGILESKKLNIGIVEGIVGISTWPITVDGFANHAGTTPMPGRRDALVAASKLIVAINDIATNMEGRQVATVGVIKAFPGASNVIPGRVEFSLQIRDLDAAKIQHLYEVIQEAAIPIEKEMGVTVSFGPSGTPTPALTDPAVRNIIEQSAKDLGLSYQHMQSGAGHDAEHMAEITPTGMIFVPSRGGISHSPNEYTSPEDMANGANVLLHTILKLDQTKFADE; via the coding sequence ATGATGGTGAAGTCACGGCTTATAGGATTAGCATCACTTATAATTTTTAATGTATCCGCCTTTTGCTTAACGGCGGCGGAGCTACCAAAGGCAAGCGCAGAGCGGCTCGAAAAACGCATTATTGACTTAAGCCAATATGGACGAAATGCCGATGGCGGCGTCGACCGGGTTGCCTTTTCCGATGCCAATGTTGAAGGGCATAAATTTATGGTATCGCTGATGAAGGCATCGGGGCTTGATGTGTCTGTTGACCCAGCCGGGAACATCATCGGTAAGCGCGCGGGTAAAAACCCGGCTTTGGCCCCTATTCTGTTTGGTTCCCACATTGACAGTGTCCCGGGCGGCGGCAATTATGACGGTGATGTCGGTGTAATGGCCGCGCTTGAGGTTATGGACCTTCTGAATTCCGCAAATATTGTAACCGATCACCCGCTTGAAATGCTGGTTTTCACCGCCGAGGAAAGCAGCATGATCGGCAGCCGTTCATTTAGCGGGGACCTGCCGGAGCGAACCATTAAAGAATTCACAACCCCCGGCACTATGCGTACTGACGGACTTGACCGTCTCGGCGGGGATCATACCAAATTACAGCAAGCAAAACGAAAAACACCAATTCACGCCTTTGTCGAACTTCATATTGAACAGGGCGGTATTCTGGAATCCAAAAAGCTGAATATCGGCATTGTTGAAGGCATCGTCGGCATCAGCACCTGGCCAATAACAGTTGATGGCTTTGCCAACCATGCGGGAACCACGCCGATGCCGGGACGGCGCGATGCCCTTGTCGCCGCCTCAAAACTGATTGTTGCTATTAACGATATTGCCACCAATATGGAAGGGCGGCAGGTCGCCACCGTAGGGGTTATTAAAGCATTCCCCGGTGCATCGAATGTAATTCCCGGCCGGGTCGAATTTTCGCTTCAGATCCGGGATCTTGATGCGGCTAAGATCCAGCATTTGTATGAAGTGATCCAGGAGGCGGCAATACCGATTGAAAAGGAAATGGGCGTAACTGTCAGCTTCGGCCCGTCCGGCACCCCAACCCCTGCCCTGACTGATCCGGCCGTGCGCAATATTATTGAACAATCGGCAAAGGATCTGGGCCTAAGCTATCAGCATATGCAGTCAGGGGCCGGGCATGATGCGGAACATATGGCGGAAATTACCCCGACGGGGATGATATTTGTGCCAAGCCGCGGCGGCATCAGCCATTCACCGAATGAATATACCTCGCCCGAGGATATGGCCAACGGGGCCAATGTGCTTTTACACACAATTTTAAAGCTGGATCAGACAAAATTTGCGGATGAATAA